Proteins encoded together in one Spirochaetota bacterium window:
- a CDS encoding MBL fold metallo-hydrolase, whose product MKIKILGNGGAINDGLPYNAFMIDEEVLIELPPDIMLSLAREDISINNIREIFISHLHGDHCFGFPFLTLYLFVKVPKDQKEKRIKLFAPGNAKDFLIDLTEKAFSKEHPLISWVRETIEFINISDRTEITLNDHTARLFKMEHMVETYGFILKEENENVFSYIADTKWSQGITDLLKEKPQIVILDLNGEPDDPVPIHLHEDEIIEKAINLVSDETVFYGTHLKCDKISTNKRIHYVKAGMEIEI is encoded by the coding sequence ATGAAAATTAAAATATTAGGTAATGGTGGGGCTATCAATGATGGTCTGCCCTATAATGCCTTTATGATTGATGAAGAGGTTCTTATTGAGTTGCCACCAGACATTATGTTATCTCTAGCAAGGGAGGATATTTCAATCAACAATATCCGAGAGATATTCATATCACACCTGCATGGAGATCATTGTTTTGGATTTCCATTTCTAACATTATACCTATTTGTTAAGGTACCAAAAGATCAAAAAGAAAAAAGGATAAAACTATTTGCGCCTGGTAATGCTAAAGATTTTTTAATTGATCTAACAGAAAAAGCCTTTTCTAAGGAACATCCATTGATTAGTTGGGTTAGGGAGACTATAGAATTTATAAATATTTCTGATCGTACAGAGATTACACTTAATGATCATACTGCAAGGCTTTTCAAGATGGAACACATGGTGGAAACCTATGGATTTATTCTAAAAGAAGAAAATGAGAATGTTTTTTCTTACATAGCAGATACAAAATGGTCGCAGGGCATTACAGATTTATTAAAGGAAAAACCCCAAATAGTGATTTTAGACTTAAACGGCGAGCCTGATGATCCTGTGCCGATACATCTACATGAGGATGAAATAATCGAGAAAGCTATTAATCTTGTTAGCGATGAAACAGTATTTTATGGAACACATTTAAAATGCGACAAAATAAGCACAAATAAAAGAATCCATTATGTTAAGGCGGGTATGGAGATTGAGATATGA
- the miaB gene encoding tRNA (N6-isopentenyl adenosine(37)-C2)-methylthiotransferase MiaB, protein MPKVYIKTFGCQMNKSDSELMECSLLKSGFRVSNDPHSADIHIFNTCSVREHAEDRAISHIKSIRDTVRIKGGVIVVAGCMAQRIGKELIDKEIADLAVGPYQSPRVGEILNIFLKERAKCLYTSLEYEDFESRINHVLDYSKDVPTWHKWIAITHGCNNFCSYCIVPYVRGPLISFPSDSIIENIKSLVTIGIKEISLLGQNVNQFGMDTGDIPFHKLLERAARIVGLARINFLTSHPKDFNEDIISVIRDYKNISRSIHLPLQSGSNRILKLMNRGYSMEDYLDIVERIDGELDNYSISTDFIVGFPGETEDDFEATLRAVDIVRFDEAFTYVYSPRKDTPAYSIKETLSRAMKLDRLNTLIAKQREISCERLSERLNCIEEMIVERLSKRSEYEVMGKTSFNHPVVIPGSAEDVGRVIKIRVSSLRGATLYGERLA, encoded by the coding sequence ATGCCAAAAGTATATATTAAAACCTTCGGATGCCAGATGAACAAGAGCGACTCAGAGTTAATGGAATGTTCATTGCTCAAATCCGGATTTAGGGTATCCAATGATCCGCATTCTGCGGATATTCATATATTCAACACTTGCTCAGTAAGAGAGCATGCAGAGGATAGAGCTATCTCACATATCAAATCTATTAGAGACACTGTAAGGATTAAGGGAGGGGTAATCGTTGTTGCAGGGTGCATGGCTCAGCGAATTGGTAAGGAGTTGATAGACAAAGAGATTGCTGATCTTGCTGTTGGACCCTATCAGTCGCCTAGGGTTGGTGAAATCTTAAATATCTTTCTTAAAGAGAGAGCAAAATGCCTATACACTTCTCTAGAGTATGAGGATTTTGAGAGCAGGATAAATCATGTACTTGATTACAGCAAAGATGTCCCCACCTGGCATAAGTGGATAGCTATAACTCATGGATGCAACAACTTCTGTTCATACTGCATTGTGCCCTATGTGAGGGGACCCCTGATATCATTTCCGTCAGATTCAATAATTGAAAACATAAAGAGTCTCGTCACAATCGGGATAAAGGAGATATCCCTCCTGGGTCAGAATGTAAATCAATTCGGTATGGATACTGGAGACATCCCCTTTCATAAACTGCTGGAGAGAGCGGCTAGGATTGTAGGTCTTGCTAGAATCAATTTTTTGACATCCCATCCCAAAGACTTTAATGAGGATATAATCTCAGTAATTAGGGATTACAAAAATATATCAAGATCCATTCATCTCCCACTACAGAGTGGCTCAAACAGAATATTGAAACTCATGAACAGAGGGTATAGTATGGAGGACTATCTTGATATTGTTGAAAGGATAGATGGAGAGTTAGATAATTATTCAATCTCAACCGATTTTATTGTCGGATTCCCGGGAGAGACGGAGGATGATTTTGAGGCTACTTTGAGAGCGGTAGATATTGTGAGGTTTGATGAGGCATTTACCTATGTATACTCTCCTCGGAAAGATACTCCAGCATACAGTATAAAGGAGACCTTATCAAGGGCCATGAAACTCGATAGGCTAAATACACTCATAGCTAAACAGAGAGAGATATCTTGTGAGAGGCTTTCAGAGAGGCTGAACTGCATTGAAGAGATGATAGTGGAGAGATTGAGCAAGAGATCAGAGTATGAAGTGATGGGAAAGACATCTTTTAACCATCCTGTGGTGATACCAGGAAGCGCTGAAGATGTGGGGAGGGTGATAAAAATCAGGGTATCATCTTTGAGGGGGGCCACACTTTATGGCGAAAGGCTTGCATAG
- the mutS gene encoding DNA mismatch repair protein MutS, protein MNKPMDSKLTPMMKQYFSIKKRHPNEILFFRMGDFYEMFHEDAHVASKILNIALTSRQDNIPMCGLPYHASESYIARLLKAGHRVAICEQMETVPTSGNVVKREVVRIVTPGTVVESNLLQSDDNNFLASIVLNEKEIGLAFIDISTGDFFLSSIEKSFDVFRGEIVKYGPRELVLREGNDLSDKIFSEYIINNDIPIYRINDWFYDIEFSTETIKDTFGLASIKGFGITTEIEILAAGSILQYLKDTHKKTFDHLKSPRRFVSSDYMILDEETISNMELVQNQHDRSKNYTLFSVLDCTKTAIGRRTLERNILNPLLQQQEIEKRLDIVEFFFGRYDLISNLQKVLYQFHDTERLISRFNLGRSFPKDYITLMNSIDAAREIGGVLIEESHPLIIEMLKDLPDLSDLSKRIECTITDDPALSPERGRVIKEGCNDELDHLYKLKMDAKKWMLEYEREEKNRIQVPTLRVKYNKVLGYFIEVSKGQTSKVPDEYYRKQTLVSSERYSTEKLQKFESDILTASDRIITIENTELENLLAEVLQFRNDLQIMADIIGEIDFYCSMAQSAIENKYRRPTFNSEGISIVKEGRHPVVEKYYSNSSFVPNDIILDTSENIIVIITGPNMSGKSTYIRMTAMIQLMAQIGSFVPADEAYISLVDRIFTRIGASDNISRGESTFLVEMNETAVILNNATDKSLIIMDEIGRGTSTYDGLSIAWAVVEYLLKYVKARTLFATHYHELTRLGNKKGIVNYNVLVREHINGIDFLHKVAPGSADKSYGIHVAKLAGIPKEVSANAAIILDRMEKGSRGNNSKITEEQRSNEQLEIFNASNHHVIKAIKNINLDNITPLNALNELNRLKKLID, encoded by the coding sequence ATGAATAAACCCATGGATTCCAAATTAACGCCAATGATGAAGCAATACTTTTCAATTAAGAAAAGACATCCCAATGAAATACTTTTTTTTAGGATGGGAGATTTCTACGAGATGTTCCATGAGGATGCTCATGTGGCCTCAAAGATACTTAACATCGCGCTTACCTCCCGTCAGGATAATATCCCTATGTGCGGCCTGCCCTATCATGCGAGTGAGAGTTACATCGCTAGACTCCTTAAGGCCGGTCACAGGGTGGCAATCTGCGAACAGATGGAGACCGTTCCAACAAGCGGAAATGTAGTAAAACGGGAGGTTGTAAGGATCGTAACTCCTGGGACAGTTGTTGAATCCAATCTTCTTCAATCCGACGATAACAACTTCCTCGCTTCGATAGTGTTGAATGAAAAGGAGATTGGTCTGGCTTTTATTGATATATCTACAGGGGATTTCTTTCTCTCTTCGATTGAGAAATCCTTTGATGTTTTCAGGGGCGAAATTGTAAAATATGGTCCAAGAGAATTGGTGTTGAGGGAGGGTAATGACTTAAGTGATAAGATTTTTTCAGAGTATATAATAAATAATGACATTCCTATTTACAGAATAAATGACTGGTTCTATGATATTGAGTTTTCAACAGAAACAATAAAGGATACCTTTGGTCTGGCAAGCATCAAGGGATTTGGTATCACAACAGAGATCGAGATTTTAGCTGCAGGTTCTATTCTGCAATATCTCAAGGACACTCATAAAAAGACCTTTGACCATCTGAAAAGTCCAAGGCGTTTTGTTTCCTCAGATTATATGATACTTGACGAGGAGACGATCTCCAATATGGAGCTTGTTCAGAACCAACATGACAGATCAAAGAATTATACCCTCTTCTCGGTGCTCGATTGCACCAAAACCGCAATTGGTAGAAGGACTCTTGAGAGAAACATCCTCAATCCGCTCCTTCAACAGCAGGAGATCGAGAAGAGATTGGATATTGTTGAATTTTTTTTTGGGCGATATGATCTAATTTCAAATCTTCAAAAAGTTTTATATCAATTTCACGATACAGAACGATTGATCTCACGATTTAATCTCGGAAGGTCATTCCCAAAGGATTACATCACCCTTATGAATTCTATTGATGCGGCAAGGGAGATCGGAGGGGTTTTGATTGAGGAGTCACACCCACTGATCATAGAGATGTTGAAGGATTTGCCGGATTTATCAGATCTTTCAAAGAGGATAGAATGTACAATTACAGATGATCCTGCATTATCCCCTGAACGCGGAAGGGTAATTAAGGAGGGATGTAATGATGAGCTTGATCATCTCTATAAATTAAAAATGGATGCCAAGAAATGGATGCTTGAATATGAGAGGGAGGAGAAAAACAGGATTCAAGTTCCAACCCTGAGGGTAAAATACAATAAGGTCTTGGGATACTTTATTGAGGTGAGCAAGGGTCAAACATCAAAGGTGCCGGATGAATATTATAGAAAACAAACTCTGGTCAGCTCAGAAAGGTACTCCACTGAAAAGCTTCAGAAATTTGAATCAGACATCCTAACAGCTTCTGATAGAATTATTACAATAGAGAATACAGAATTAGAGAACCTGCTCGCTGAGGTTTTACAATTCAGGAATGATCTACAGATCATGGCGGATATAATCGGCGAGATCGATTTTTACTGTTCAATGGCACAATCTGCCATTGAAAACAAGTATAGGAGGCCAACCTTTAATTCTGAAGGCATTTCAATTGTTAAAGAGGGTAGACATCCTGTTGTGGAAAAATATTATTCAAATTCGTCATTTGTCCCGAATGATATAATTCTCGACACAAGTGAAAATATCATAGTCATAATCACTGGACCGAATATGTCAGGCAAATCGACCTATATTAGAATGACAGCAATGATTCAACTCATGGCTCAAATAGGTTCATTTGTCCCTGCTGATGAAGCATATATATCGTTAGTAGACAGAATATTCACTCGAATCGGCGCTTCTGATAATATATCCAGGGGTGAATCAACCTTTCTGGTGGAGATGAACGAGACTGCAGTTATTCTCAATAATGCAACGGATAAAAGTTTGATTATTATGGATGAAATTGGAAGAGGCACAAGCACATACGATGGCTTATCAATTGCATGGGCAGTTGTTGAGTATCTATTAAAGTATGTAAAGGCAAGAACCCTCTTTGCTACGCATTATCATGAACTCACCAGACTCGGTAATAAAAAGGGTATTGTGAACTACAATGTTTTAGTAAGAGAGCATATCAATGGGATAGATTTTTTGCATAAGGTTGCTCCAGGTTCTGCGGATAAATCTTACGGGATTCATGTCGCAAAACTTGCTGGTATTCCAAAGGAGGTTAGTGCAAACGCCGCTATAATTCTTGATAGGATGGAAAAGGGATCGAGAGGTAATAATTCAAAAATAACAGAAGAGCAGAGATCCAATGAACAGTTAGAGATATTCAATGCATCAAATCATCATGTTATAAAAGCGATCAAAAACATTAATCTTGATAATATTACCCCACTTAACGCTCTGAATGAACTTAACAGACTCAAAAAACTAATAGATTAG
- a CDS encoding cold shock domain-containing protein: protein MAERETGTVKWFNTSKGYGFIVRDQGGDIFVHYSAISGEGFRSLEEGQRVEFTIGEGKKGPQALEVLVIT from the coding sequence GTGGCAGAGCGTGAAACTGGCACTGTAAAGTGGTTCAATACCAGTAAGGGATATGGCTTTATCGTACGCGATCAGGGTGGAGATATTTTTGTGCATTATAGCGCAATCTCTGGTGAGGGTTTTCGTTCACTTGAAGAAGGCCAACGGGTAGAATTCACAATCGGTGAAGGCAAGAAGGGCCCGCAAGCGCTTGAAGTGCTTGTTATTACTTAA
- a CDS encoding FAD-dependent oxidoreductase: protein MKIIMVGGGGASIVCANTLRLLRNHAQIDIYTRRERTAYTPCEQPFFLRNVLTFDEMFYANLEWFASKKIGLYTQRNVETIDRERKIIMVDGEEISYDILLINTGAKSKMPPVPGFKGERVLSLISDLKSAKQIESILPIGKSAVIIGGGVVGLEMAETLIKKSYSQVSIIVSSENILSQQLDPDMAKWLEPDIINAGVSLYLSTSIKKAILTDENVKIFLSGDKLIEADWAFISKGIVPDTDLAMNAGLKIGKTGGIEVNKYLQTSDPSIYAAGDCVEGWHMLSGKKFINGLATNSNRNGRVIARNIHFGNVVPFAGALHTFGAEIFGKTVVSVGLTERKSSEEGLDAISVKRTSKTRKKMFNGEDIRIKLFADPEKQTLIGAQLIGPREVSRIGERIILMVGEEIPLAKISQYETIFSPPLSNAYDIITNGIDILISNIIEMGKEIKWE, encoded by the coding sequence ATGAAGATAATAATGGTTGGAGGAGGAGGAGCCTCAATTGTATGCGCGAATACACTTAGATTATTGAGGAATCATGCCCAGATCGATATTTATACACGAAGGGAGAGAACCGCTTATACTCCATGCGAACAACCCTTTTTTTTAAGAAATGTTTTAACATTTGATGAGATGTTTTACGCAAATCTTGAATGGTTTGCATCAAAAAAAATTGGACTTTATACTCAAAGGAATGTTGAGACTATTGATAGAGAAAGAAAGATTATTATGGTAGATGGAGAGGAGATATCCTATGATATTCTCCTTATCAATACAGGCGCTAAGAGCAAAATGCCGCCAGTACCCGGATTCAAGGGTGAGAGAGTTTTATCGCTGATTTCAGATTTAAAAAGTGCTAAACAGATAGAATCTATTTTGCCCATTGGGAAAAGCGCTGTTATTATTGGAGGAGGGGTAGTTGGACTTGAAATGGCAGAGACGCTTATCAAAAAGAGTTATTCTCAAGTCTCTATTATAGTCTCATCTGAGAATATTTTATCTCAACAGCTTGATCCTGATATGGCAAAATGGCTTGAGCCGGATATTATTAACGCAGGCGTATCACTTTATCTTTCAACTTCTATAAAAAAAGCGATTTTAACTGATGAAAATGTGAAAATATTCCTTTCAGGCGATAAACTAATTGAAGCAGACTGGGCGTTCATATCCAAAGGCATCGTTCCAGATACAGATCTTGCAATGAACGCGGGTTTGAAGATAGGGAAAACAGGGGGCATTGAGGTAAATAAGTATCTTCAGACATCTGATCCATCCATCTATGCCGCAGGAGACTGCGTTGAAGGTTGGCATATGCTGAGCGGTAAAAAATTTATTAACGGCTTGGCGACAAATTCTAACAGAAATGGCAGGGTTATCGCAAGGAATATACATTTTGGTAATGTTGTCCCTTTTGCAGGTGCTTTGCATACATTCGGCGCTGAGATATTTGGAAAGACTGTGGTCTCAGTGGGCTTAACAGAACGAAAATCCAGCGAAGAAGGATTGGATGCTATTTCTGTGAAGAGAACAAGTAAAACAAGGAAAAAAATGTTCAATGGAGAGGATATCAGGATCAAGCTATTTGCGGATCCTGAAAAACAGACGCTTATCGGTGCACAATTGATCGGGCCACGGGAGGTCAGTAGAATTGGAGAAAGGATAATATTAATGGTAGGTGAAGAAATTCCTTTAGCAAAGATATCACAATACGAAACGATTTTCAGCCCGCCATTGAGTAATGCCTACGATATTATTACAAATGGAATTGATATTTTAATTTCAAATATTATTGAGATGGGCAAAGAGATAAAATGGGAGTAG
- the ruvA gene encoding Holliday junction branch migration protein RuvA, with protein MIAKLKGIINEIKPTELVLDVNGVGYQLSIPFTTYEKIHNHNMDEILLHVYTLHREDQFRLFGFFTVEEKTLFSILLSISGIGPIMALSILSGIDTDMLIQAVRSDNAALLTKIPGVGKNKAEKLVFELKRRMKKLEDSSLTAPSKPSLRNDAIEALVSLGFEESKSTKVVEAILKETPEIPIEMVIKTALQNLST; from the coding sequence ATGATAGCAAAATTAAAGGGCATTATTAACGAGATTAAACCGACTGAATTGGTTCTTGATGTTAATGGGGTTGGTTATCAACTATCTATACCCTTTACCACCTATGAGAAAATACATAATCACAACATGGATGAGATTCTCCTTCATGTTTATACCCTTCATAGAGAGGACCAGTTTCGATTATTTGGTTTTTTTACCGTAGAGGAGAAGACACTATTTTCAATACTATTAAGTATTAGCGGAATCGGCCCTATTATGGCGCTATCAATATTATCCGGAATAGATACAGATATGCTTATTCAAGCAGTTAGAAGCGATAATGCTGCTTTACTTACAAAAATTCCAGGTGTGGGGAAAAATAAGGCAGAAAAGTTGGTATTTGAACTAAAGAGAAGGATGAAAAAACTGGAAGACTCCTCCCTCACCGCCCCATCTAAACCCTCACTTAGAAATGATGCAATTGAAGCCCTTGTTTCATTAGGATTTGAGGAATCAAAATCAACAAAAGTTGTTGAAGCAATTTTAAAAGAGACCCCGGAAATACCTATTGAAATGGTAATCAAGACTGCATTACAAAATCTATCAACATGA
- the ruvC gene encoding crossover junction endodeoxyribonuclease RuvC, whose protein sequence is MRILGIDPGFGTLGWAIIEHNLRIIEYGAIQTSKDDDIAQRLLRIHVDIIEIIERLQPDCMAVERLYFSKNTKTAMDVAKCIGVIMLTTRLLGIEYSEYSPSQIKHALTGYGRATKEQMQKMVMKIFRIEELPEPDDAADALAIAACHSFNFGNNRRNVIH, encoded by the coding sequence GTGAGAATATTGGGTATTGATCCAGGATTTGGCACACTCGGTTGGGCAATAATTGAACACAACCTGAGGATCATTGAATATGGAGCTATTCAAACCAGTAAAGATGATGATATTGCTCAAAGACTGCTTAGAATACATGTTGACATCATTGAAATAATAGAGAGATTGCAACCTGATTGCATGGCGGTTGAAAGGTTATATTTTTCAAAAAATACTAAGACTGCCATGGATGTTGCCAAATGCATTGGAGTAATTATGCTTACGACCAGACTTTTGGGGATAGAATACTCAGAATACAGCCCATCTCAAATAAAACATGCATTAACAGGTTATGGCCGCGCCACAAAAGAGCAGATGCAAAAGATGGTTATGAAGATATTCAGAATAGAGGAGTTACCAGAGCCTGATGATGCAGCCGATGCTCTCGCTATTGCAGCTTGCCATTCCTTTAATTTTGGAAATAACAGAAGAAATGTAATCCATTAG
- a CDS encoding YebC/PmpR family DNA-binding transcriptional regulator: protein MSGHSKWSTIKRKKGAIDSKRGAIFSKLSREITVSARNGGEDINSNPRLRTAVAKARENNMPSDNIERAIKKGIGGVEGTNYQEIRYEGYGPGGVAIMIDCLTDNRNRTTPNIRSLFSKGGGNLGETGCVSYIFERKGLIIIDGEDSTEDEIMELLIDHGVDDIKREDDNIIIITPPDNYNDIYEIVHENNIKTTLSEITHIPQSLTKLDEKKASQCLKLIGELEDLEDVQHIYSNYDIPDEIMTKISEEQ, encoded by the coding sequence ATGTCAGGACACTCCAAATGGTCTACAATTAAGAGGAAGAAGGGCGCCATCGATTCCAAGAGGGGCGCAATATTTTCAAAATTATCACGCGAAATAACCGTTTCTGCCAGAAACGGAGGTGAGGATATAAACTCCAATCCAAGACTCCGAACTGCTGTTGCAAAGGCAAGGGAGAATAATATGCCTTCCGATAATATTGAGAGAGCGATTAAAAAGGGAATCGGAGGCGTTGAGGGCACAAATTACCAGGAGATAAGGTATGAGGGATATGGTCCCGGCGGGGTTGCCATAATGATTGATTGTTTAACCGATAACAGGAATAGAACAACGCCAAACATCAGGTCTCTGTTCTCAAAGGGTGGAGGGAATCTCGGTGAAACGGGATGCGTATCCTACATTTTTGAAAGAAAGGGATTAATAATTATTGATGGCGAGGATTCCACTGAAGATGAGATTATGGAACTACTCATAGATCACGGAGTGGACGATATAAAAAGAGAGGATGATAATATTATTATAATCACACCCCCAGATAATTACAATGATATATATGAAATTGTACACGAGAATAACATCAAGACAACACTTAGTGAGATCACTCATATACCGCAAAGCCTAACAAAATTGGATGAAAAAAAGGCTTCACAATGCCTTAAGCTAATCGGCGAGCTTGAAGACCTTGAAGATGTGCAGCATATCTATTCAAATTATGATATCCCGGATGAAATCATGACAAAAATAAGCGAGGAACAGTGA